Proteins encoded within one genomic window of Amorphoplanes friuliensis DSM 7358:
- a CDS encoding BTAD domain-containing putative transcriptional regulator, translating into MPLRLCCCRLPFRCRFAYVLLKGDVAVINAPAGRPLRFEILGEVRALRGDDQVDLGPAKQRAVLAVLLLEAGKPVPTPQIVGAVWGDGPPENGANVVQKYVAGLRRVLDPDRSPRTPGELLALTNGGYVLRVEPGSLDAAKFAAGVARASAERRSGQLVEAAETLREALALWQGGEALAGLTGPVFEAARTRLDDARATAWEKWADIQLTRGNHTGLMPDLVRLVEQFPLREGLRAQLMIALHQGGRQAEALAAFRDARAYFLDEFGVEPGERMQETHRRILRGEPFYAEPVDPWADSDGVPAPRHPPESVSPPPPVTSPSSFVQQYVPPDVTETVPSSGAPGYAHPPNPWGAAPPAPPAYTSPGRRFPIGEVIVAAVLPILVCSFGSWIYFVYAGIRRQENRQFLFALGYAVLFVISIVLILTSEDRPDNADPSPQETAGVLLMFGIAVVAAVHGAVLASHPGDSPHRRSLREQARQFAAFDPARARSLGIGRPDLLRTFDDGGLVDVNHVPGHELARLPGLGSDQAHAIVMDRLNRGPYRHTDDLVTRGLLSTRIHTKLRTRLICLPMTPTNTPTGWTTPYSPPQYG; encoded by the coding sequence ATGCCGCTGCGGCTATGCTGCTGCCGGCTGCCGTTCCGCTGCCGTTTCGCATACGTGCTGCTCAAGGGGGATGTGGCGGTGATAAACGCGCCCGCCGGTCGGCCGCTGAGGTTCGAGATCCTCGGCGAGGTCCGGGCCCTGCGCGGCGACGACCAGGTCGACCTCGGTCCGGCGAAACAACGCGCGGTGCTCGCCGTCCTGCTGCTGGAGGCGGGCAAGCCCGTCCCGACACCGCAGATCGTCGGCGCGGTGTGGGGTGACGGGCCGCCGGAGAACGGCGCCAACGTCGTGCAGAAATACGTCGCAGGTCTGCGCCGGGTCCTCGACCCGGACCGCTCCCCGCGTACGCCGGGAGAGCTGCTCGCCCTCACCAACGGTGGTTACGTGCTGCGCGTGGAGCCCGGCTCGCTGGACGCGGCGAAATTTGCGGCCGGTGTCGCGCGGGCCTCCGCCGAACGCAGATCCGGGCAGCTCGTCGAGGCGGCCGAGACCCTGCGTGAGGCGCTGGCGCTGTGGCAGGGCGGTGAGGCGCTCGCCGGTCTCACCGGCCCCGTCTTCGAGGCGGCCCGCACCAGGCTCGACGACGCGCGCGCCACCGCCTGGGAAAAGTGGGCCGACATCCAGCTCACCCGGGGCAACCACACCGGACTCATGCCCGACCTCGTCCGCCTGGTCGAGCAGTTCCCGCTGCGCGAAGGGCTGCGGGCCCAGCTCATGATCGCGCTGCACCAGGGTGGACGGCAGGCCGAGGCGCTGGCGGCGTTCCGGGACGCCCGCGCCTACTTCCTCGACGAGTTCGGGGTCGAGCCGGGCGAGCGGATGCAGGAGACCCACCGCCGCATCCTGCGGGGCGAGCCGTTCTACGCCGAGCCCGTCGACCCGTGGGCCGACAGCGACGGCGTCCCCGCACCCCGGCACCCACCCGAGTCCGTGTCGCCCCCGCCGCCCGTCACGTCACCCTCGTCCTTCGTGCAGCAGTACGTGCCGCCCGATGTCACCGAGACCGTGCCCAGCTCCGGCGCACCCGGGTACGCCCACCCGCCGAACCCGTGGGGTGCCGCACCTCCCGCACCACCGGCGTACACGTCACCCGGACGGCGGTTCCCGATCGGCGAGGTCATCGTCGCCGCGGTGCTGCCCATCCTGGTGTGCTCGTTCGGCAGCTGGATCTACTTCGTCTACGCCGGCATCCGCCGCCAGGAGAACCGCCAGTTCCTGTTCGCCCTCGGTTACGCCGTCCTCTTCGTGATCTCGATCGTGCTGATCCTGACCAGCGAGGACCGGCCCGACAACGCCGACCCCAGCCCCCAGGAAACCGCGGGCGTCCTGCTGATGTTCGGCATCGCCGTCGTCGCGGCCGTACACGGCGCGGTGCTCGCCTCCCACCCCGGCGACAGCCCGCACCGACGCAGCCTGCGCGAACAGGCCCGGCAGTTCGCGGCCTTCGACCCGGCGCGGGCCCGCTCGCTCGGCATCGGCCGGCCCGACCTGCTCCGCACCTTCGACGACGGCGGCCTCGTCGACGTCAACCACGTCCCCGGTCACGAGCTCGCCCGGCTGCCCGGGCTCGGCTCCGACCAGGCGCACGCCATCGTGATGGACCGGCTCAACCGCGGGCCCTACCGCCACACCGACGACCTGGTCACCCGCGGACTGCTGTCCACGAGGATCCACACCAAGCTGCGCACCCGGCTCATCTGCCTGCCGATGACACCGACCAACACCCCGACGGGCTGGACGACGCCCTACTCCCCACCGCAGTACGGCTGA
- a CDS encoding sensor histidine kinase — MRTRNWSIRSKIIALVAVPLVALLALWGFATALTAGPALNLLSAQTLLDTVGTPGEVLMGEVQRERRLSVEFLSDEKGSAAALTAQRASTDRAASDFRRLASGDDARDAASDTLETRIAQVLSDLDGLAANRVHIDRREVDPIGAQNLYNSIVDSGFQMFSSTATFGDERIDREIRALTTIGRGQEYLSRTDSLLAGAYAAGRVSEAGRAELLQSIGTSRFLFSQGVIDLPDRDRTAYQRLSSGAAFNRLRELQDTLISDSRPGSALPVPSASWQPAYDSSAQQLRAFELNATDSLAEDVMPVAIAVLVRLALAGLLGLIAFIVSVWVSVRIGRSMVGRLTRMRGEALEMAGERLPAVVRRLQRGEAVDVEVETPPLAYGHDEIGQLGRAFNEVQRTAVQSAVEEANVRRGINEVFLNIARRSQTLLHRQLSLLDKMERRETEPDELEDLYRVDHLATRMRRHAEDLVILAGAAPGRGWRNPVPVIDVVRGAISEVEDYKRVDIVSVESAAVLGRAVGDVIHLVAELLENAASFSPPHTRVQVVGQVLPNGYALEIEDRGLGMSPEAIADANRKLLEPPEFDPADSARLGLFVVAQLADRHAIRVSLRPSGYGGVTAVVLVPGDLVTPGPGVSGAGLPELPAGPSPSDKSWDRPLVGTGTEDPARRSLAALQWQGTEELRSISASGHPVTLNGTATAGPEIVEPARDDVVPEPVAGPGGPTASAVVDGLTEDGLVQRRRTKPRRARDAANGEPALLPPNLTSPAGLTAPPELPAPGRNGNGSRPTAEPLLHGDGPAVLTPRIPAPRTSPEPTTPMSDLTSAPTVPLPKDGPKDGPRTGLNDGPRTGLNNGLRTEPKDGPEAGPKDEPDADEPLLPRRVRQASLAPQLRGPVAERADAGPSRSPEQVRSLMSALQRGTTRGRREAAGLSAARPAEVPVPDKADVPVSDKHETVREQAWSEAATVTFPAVGPDAGKTDENPENRPEKDA, encoded by the coding sequence ATGAGAACCCGCAACTGGTCGATCCGTTCGAAGATCATCGCGCTGGTCGCGGTGCCCCTGGTCGCGCTGCTCGCGCTCTGGGGCTTCGCGACGGCGCTGACCGCCGGCCCGGCGCTCAACCTGTTGTCGGCGCAGACGCTGCTGGACACCGTCGGCACCCCCGGCGAGGTCCTGATGGGTGAGGTGCAGCGCGAACGCCGGCTCTCGGTCGAGTTCCTCTCCGACGAGAAGGGCAGTGCCGCGGCGCTCACCGCGCAGCGCGCCTCCACCGACCGGGCCGCCTCCGACTTCCGTCGTCTCGCGTCCGGCGACGACGCCCGCGACGCCGCGTCCGACACCCTCGAGACGCGGATCGCCCAGGTGCTCTCCGACCTCGACGGACTCGCCGCCAACCGCGTGCACATCGACCGCCGCGAGGTCGACCCGATCGGCGCGCAAAATCTTTACAACAGCATCGTGGACAGCGGCTTCCAGATGTTCTCGTCGACGGCCACGTTCGGTGACGAGCGCATCGACCGTGAGATCCGCGCCCTGACCACCATCGGCCGCGGTCAGGAATACCTCAGCCGGACCGACTCGCTGCTCGCGGGCGCGTACGCCGCCGGGCGGGTCAGCGAGGCCGGCCGCGCCGAGCTGCTGCAGTCCATCGGCACCTCCCGCTTCCTGTTCTCCCAGGGTGTCATCGACCTGCCCGACCGCGACCGCACCGCCTACCAGCGCCTGAGCAGCGGCGCCGCGTTCAACCGGCTCCGCGAGCTGCAGGACACCCTGATCAGCGACAGCCGCCCGGGTTCCGCTCTGCCGGTCCCCTCGGCGTCGTGGCAGCCCGCGTACGACTCCTCGGCGCAGCAGTTGCGCGCCTTCGAGCTCAACGCGACCGACTCGCTGGCCGAGGACGTCATGCCGGTCGCGATCGCCGTGCTCGTCCGCCTGGCCCTCGCCGGGCTGCTGGGCCTGATCGCGTTCATCGTCTCCGTGTGGGTGTCGGTGCGCATCGGCCGCTCGATGGTCGGCCGCCTGACCCGGATGCGCGGCGAGGCCCTCGAGATGGCCGGTGAGCGCCTGCCCGCCGTGGTCCGGCGGCTGCAACGCGGTGAGGCGGTCGACGTCGAGGTCGAGACCCCGCCGCTGGCGTACGGCCACGACGAGATCGGCCAGCTCGGCCGCGCGTTCAACGAGGTGCAGCGCACGGCCGTGCAGTCGGCGGTCGAGGAGGCGAACGTCCGCCGCGGCATCAACGAGGTCTTCCTCAACATCGCCCGGCGCAGCCAGACGCTGCTGCACCGCCAGCTCTCCCTGCTCGACAAGATGGAACGCCGCGAGACCGAGCCCGACGAGCTCGAGGACCTGTACCGCGTCGACCACCTGGCCACCCGGATGCGCCGGCACGCCGAGGACCTGGTGATCCTGGCCGGTGCCGCACCGGGCCGCGGCTGGCGCAACCCCGTGCCGGTGATCGACGTCGTCCGCGGCGCGATCAGCGAGGTCGAGGACTACAAGCGGGTCGACATCGTGTCGGTCGAGTCCGCCGCGGTGCTGGGCCGGGCCGTGGGTGATGTCATCCACCTGGTCGCCGAGCTGCTCGAGAACGCCGCGTCCTTCTCCCCGCCGCACACCCGCGTCCAGGTTGTCGGTCAGGTGCTCCCGAACGGCTACGCCCTGGAGATCGAGGACCGCGGTCTCGGCATGTCCCCCGAGGCGATCGCCGACGCCAACCGCAAGCTGCTCGAGCCGCCGGAGTTCGATCCCGCGGACAGCGCCCGGCTCGGACTCTTCGTGGTCGCGCAGCTGGCCGACCGGCACGCCATCCGTGTCTCGCTGCGACCGAGTGGTTACGGCGGCGTGACCGCGGTGGTGCTGGTGCCCGGCGACCTGGTCACGCCCGGCCCGGGTGTCTCCGGTGCCGGCCTGCCCGAGCTGCCGGCCGGCCCGTCGCCGTCCGACAAGTCGTGGGACCGCCCGCTGGTCGGGACGGGCACGGAGGACCCCGCCCGCCGGTCGCTCGCGGCTCTGCAGTGGCAGGGCACCGAGGAGCTGCGCTCGATCTCCGCGAGCGGGCACCCGGTCACCCTCAACGGCACGGCAACGGCCGGACCGGAGATCGTCGAGCCGGCCCGGGACGACGTCGTGCCCGAGCCCGTCGCCGGGCCGGGTGGTCCGACCGCCAGTGCGGTCGTCGACGGTCTCACCGAGGATGGCCTGGTCCAGCGCCGCCGCACCAAGCCCCGCCGGGCCCGGGACGCCGCCAACGGCGAACCCGCGTTGCTCCCGCCCAACCTGACCTCTCCCGCGGGGCTCACGGCGCCGCCCGAGCTGCCGGCGCCCGGCCGCAACGGAAACGGAAGCCGTCCGACGGCCGAGCCGTTGCTGCACGGTGACGGCCCGGCGGTGCTCACACCGCGGATCCCGGCGCCGCGAACCTCACCGGAGCCGACCACTCCGATGTCCGATCTGACCTCAGCGCCGACAGTGCCGCTGCCCAAGGACGGGCCCAAGGACGGGCCCAGGACCGGGCTCAACGACGGACCCAGGACCGGGCTCAACAACGGGCTCAGGACCGAGCCCAAGGACGGGCCCGAGGCAGGGCCGAAGGACGAGCCGGATGCGGACGAGCCGCTGCTGCCGCGCCGCGTCCGGCAGGCCAGCCTCGCGCCGCAGCTGCGCGGCCCGGTCGCCGAACGCGCCGACGCCGGCCCGTCCCGCTCCCCGGAGCAGGTGCGGAGCCTGATGAGCGCCCTGCAACGCGGCACCACGCGGGGCCGCCGCGAGGCCGCCGGGCTCAGCGCGGCCAGGCCCGCCGAAGTGCCCGTTCCTGACAAAGCCGACGTGCCCGTTTCTGACAAACACGAGACGGTACGGGAGCAGGCGTGGTCCGAGGCGGCTACCGTCACGTTCCCGGCTGTGGGACCCGACGCAGGCAAGACCGACGAGAACCCTGAGAACCGGCCGGAGAAGGACGCATAA
- a CDS encoding VWA domain-containing protein, translating to MAIVVVLAGSWLGYQQLADGGCSGQIKLTVAAATEIAPAVEQAAQQWTTDGANVNGTCVAVNVTGVNPSTTAAAVAAKHGVSLTGLGSGGKSAVLPDVWIADSSSWLLRLRSEASGFVPTDGKSIAQSPVVVAMPEPVAQQVGWPDKKLAWSDLVKKMTTGNSLRTGIVDPTRDAAGLAGLLALGSSVGTDAKAKATQVGALRALAAGSSSLRDDLLQKFPRSLDAADLASAVSAAPLSEEDVIAYNAERPQVKLAALYLDPVPPPLDYPFAVMPEVDLTKSAAATGLREALQQPSFKNQLAAVGLRAPDGTVGAGFAGPVGAPQASPAAQAPGGGSEGAAAAGLDARFINQALGSWAAITLPGRALAVFDVSGSMLDKVPTAGGASRAAVTRGAASQGLALFDDKWAVGVWIFSTELVGKRPWKQIVPISPLTSSRAQLQDSISQIVPKPKGATGLYDTALAAYKNVQDTWQAGRVNSVLLFTDGQDENPDGISQDKLVAELKRVQDPKRPVRMVIIGIGPGVDRNELETITNATSSGGVFIAPDPAKISDIFLEAISSRSGAKG from the coding sequence ATGGCGATCGTGGTTGTCCTCGCCGGTTCCTGGCTCGGCTATCAGCAACTCGCCGATGGCGGATGCTCGGGTCAGATCAAACTGACCGTTGCCGCCGCCACCGAGATTGCCCCCGCGGTGGAGCAAGCTGCTCAGCAGTGGACCACCGACGGTGCCAATGTCAACGGAACGTGTGTCGCCGTGAACGTCACCGGCGTCAATCCCTCGACCACGGCCGCGGCCGTGGCCGCCAAGCACGGCGTCTCCCTCACCGGTCTCGGCTCCGGCGGCAAGTCCGCCGTGCTGCCGGACGTGTGGATCGCGGACTCGTCCTCCTGGCTGCTGCGCCTGCGCTCCGAGGCCTCGGGCTTCGTGCCGACCGACGGCAAGTCGATCGCGCAGAGCCCGGTTGTCGTCGCCATGCCCGAGCCCGTCGCGCAGCAGGTCGGCTGGCCCGACAAGAAGCTGGCCTGGTCGGACCTGGTCAAGAAGATGACCACCGGCAACTCGCTGCGCACCGGCATCGTCGACCCGACCCGCGACGCGGCCGGCCTGGCCGGTCTGCTCGCGCTGGGCAGCTCCGTCGGCACCGACGCGAAGGCCAAGGCGACCCAGGTGGGCGCGCTTCGTGCGCTGGCCGCGGGCAGCTCCTCGCTGCGTGACGACCTCCTGCAGAAGTTCCCGCGCTCGCTCGACGCGGCCGACCTGGCCAGCGCCGTGAGTGCCGCGCCGCTGTCGGAGGAGGACGTCATCGCGTACAACGCGGAGCGTCCCCAGGTGAAGCTGGCCGCGCTCTACCTCGACCCGGTGCCGCCGCCGCTGGACTACCCGTTCGCGGTCATGCCCGAGGTCGACCTGACCAAGTCCGCGGCTGCCACCGGTCTGCGCGAGGCGCTCCAGCAGCCCTCCTTCAAGAACCAGTTGGCTGCCGTGGGCCTGCGTGCCCCGGACGGCACGGTCGGTGCCGGCTTCGCCGGTCCGGTCGGCGCCCCGCAGGCGTCCCCGGCCGCGCAGGCTCCGGGCGGTGGCTCCGAGGGTGCCGCCGCAGCCGGTCTCGACGCCCGTTTCATCAACCAGGCGCTGGGCAGCTGGGCCGCCATCACCCTGCCGGGCCGCGCGCTCGCCGTCTTCGACGTGTCGGGCTCCATGCTCGACAAGGTGCCGACGGCCGGTGGCGCCTCCCGGGCCGCAGTGACGCGTGGTGCCGCCTCGCAGGGTCTGGCGCTGTTCGACGACAAGTGGGCCGTCGGCGTCTGGATCTTCTCGACCGAGCTCGTGGGCAAGCGGCCGTGGAAGCAGATCGTGCCGATCAGCCCGCTGACCTCGTCGCGGGCCCAGCTCCAGGACTCGATCAGCCAGATCGTGCCCAAGCCCAAGGGCGCCACGGGCCTGTACGACACCGCGCTGGCGGCGTACAAGAACGTGCAGGACACGTGGCAGGCGGGCCGGGTCAACTCGGTCCTGCTCTTCACCGACGGCCAGGACGAGAACCCCGACGGCATCAGCCAGGACAAGCTCGTCGCCGAGCTGAAGCGGGTCCAGGACCCGAAGCGCCCGGTCCGCATGGTCATCATCGGCATCGGACCCGGCGTCGACCGTAACGAGCTCGAGACGATCACGAACGCCACGAGCTCGGGCGGGGTCTTCATCGCCCCCGACCCGGCGAAGATCTCCGACATCTTCCTCGAGGCGATCTCGTCCCGCTCGGGCGCCAAGGGCTGA
- a CDS encoding roadblock/LC7 domain-containing protein, translating into MAHTTNQSANLTWLLDDLVDRVPSALQAVVLSADGLMMGASASLSREDAEHLSAMAAGFQSLAKGASRHFRAGPVRQTVVEMEDAFLFVTAAGQGACLAVLAASDADLGLIAYEMAMLVTRVGQTMDAPERPAGSDGR; encoded by the coding sequence GTGGCACACACGACTAACCAGAGCGCCAACCTGACCTGGCTCCTCGACGACCTGGTCGACCGGGTGCCGTCGGCGTTGCAGGCGGTGGTGCTGTCGGCCGACGGGCTCATGATGGGCGCTTCGGCCTCGCTGAGCCGCGAGGACGCCGAGCACCTGTCGGCGATGGCCGCGGGGTTCCAGAGCCTGGCCAAGGGGGCGAGCCGGCACTTCCGCGCCGGCCCGGTCCGCCAGACGGTGGTCGAGATGGAGGACGCGTTCCTCTTCGTCACCGCGGCGGGTCAGGGTGCGTGTCTGGCGGTGCTGGCGGCCAGCGACGCGGACCTGGGACTCATCGCGTACGAGATGGCCATGCTCGTCACCCGGGTCGGCCAGACGATGGACGCACCCGAGCGGCCCGCCGGATCCGATGGCCGCTGA
- a CDS encoding PP2C family protein-serine/threonine phosphatase, which yields MSDRLIAVQRALAGAPADRIVECLTEAIVQEYALAGAELLLVDYRLAALLPLLDGPAVTQPGDPAWRCFDHQTEIAAGHLTYLPVTGRGERMGVLRLSPTPASDEARAELAEIATRLAHELQAASAGTDRYAVAARTTRLTLAAEMQWELLPGRSRVRPSFSLAGQLEPSYAVRGDSFDWAEQNGCLYLTVLNGHGEGMSAALLTSLATFALRNARRAGLELADQAALADQAVFAQHRGDTHVETLLLELNLDTGELLAVDAGSPRMMVLRDGEVLDRPLEAQFPLGMFETSEYTPQSFTLQAGDRLFIVSDGVFDAATETSRYGEAALHRFMRRTGSLAPLQAVRSLLGDLRAFVRGDLEDDAVAVCLDWTGKSDN from the coding sequence GTGTCCGACCGATTGATCGCCGTCCAGCGGGCGCTGGCCGGGGCGCCCGCCGACCGGATCGTCGAGTGCCTGACGGAGGCGATCGTCCAGGAGTACGCCCTGGCCGGCGCCGAGTTGCTGCTCGTCGATTACCGGCTGGCCGCGCTGCTCCCGCTGCTCGACGGCCCGGCGGTGACCCAGCCCGGTGACCCGGCGTGGCGCTGCTTCGACCACCAGACCGAGATTGCCGCGGGCCATCTCACCTACCTGCCCGTGACCGGGCGTGGCGAGCGGATGGGTGTGCTGCGCCTCTCCCCCACACCCGCCTCGGACGAGGCGCGGGCGGAGCTGGCCGAGATCGCCACCCGGCTGGCCCACGAGTTGCAGGCGGCGTCCGCCGGCACCGACCGGTATGCCGTGGCGGCCCGCACCACCCGCCTGACACTGGCCGCGGAGATGCAGTGGGAGCTGCTGCCGGGCCGCAGCCGGGTCCGGCCGTCGTTCAGCCTGGCCGGCCAGCTCGAGCCCTCGTACGCCGTCCGCGGTGACAGCTTCGACTGGGCGGAGCAGAACGGCTGCCTCTACCTGACGGTGCTGAACGGCCACGGCGAGGGGATGAGTGCCGCGCTGCTCACCTCGCTGGCCACGTTCGCGCTGCGCAACGCCCGCCGGGCCGGGCTGGAGCTGGCCGACCAGGCCGCCCTCGCCGACCAGGCTGTCTTCGCCCAGCACCGCGGCGACACACATGTGGAGACCCTGCTGCTGGAGCTGAACCTCGACACCGGCGAGCTGCTGGCGGTCGACGCCGGGTCACCCCGGATGATGGTGCTGCGCGACGGCGAGGTGCTGGACCGGCCGCTCGAGGCCCAGTTCCCGCTGGGCATGTTCGAGACCTCGGAATACACGCCGCAGTCCTTCACCCTGCAGGCCGGTGACCGCCTTTTCATCGTCAGCGACGGCGTGTTCGACGCCGCGACGGAGACCAGCCGGTACGGCGAGGCGGCCCTGCACCGCTTCATGCGGCGGACCGGCTCCCTGGCACCCCTGCAGGCCGTACGGTCGCTGCTCGGGGACCTGCGGGCCTTCGTACGCGGTGATCTCGAGGACGACGCCGTCGCAGTGTGCCTGGACTGGACCGGCAAGAGCGACAACTGA
- a CDS encoding lactonase family protein: MGANDEYVFVGCYTGESDGEGEGVAVLRRDPATGDLTRLGVAARTPSPSFLAQHPSLPVLYAVNELDAGTVSAFAVGTDASLTPLAVRSTGGAAPCHLAVAAGAGHLLVANYSSGSVAVFPLDADGVPGERSDLLQLQGQGPVADRQEGPHAHMVFPDPNGPDVLISDLGSDRIWRARLDAVSGRLILAGPAAVAEPGTGPRHLLRSIDGALLAVGELSGTLTWFRPDPADGHLRPVGGEPTSATKPNQPSELTTGRDGRFVYVANRGPDTVSVFSWEPEGASLLTEVATGGVWPRHLTLLGDHLYVANERSQSVTVFRIDPDTGIPSSQGEPVSEGTPTCLLRWNGRQDGS, encoded by the coding sequence ATGGGCGCCAATGATGAGTACGTCTTCGTCGGCTGTTACACGGGCGAGAGTGACGGCGAGGGGGAGGGCGTCGCGGTGCTGCGGCGCGACCCCGCGACCGGTGATCTGACCCGGCTGGGTGTCGCCGCCCGCACGCCGTCACCGTCCTTCCTGGCCCAGCACCCGAGCCTGCCGGTGCTCTACGCCGTCAACGAGCTCGACGCCGGCACGGTGAGCGCTTTCGCGGTCGGCACCGACGCTTCGCTCACGCCGCTGGCCGTCCGCTCCACCGGTGGTGCCGCGCCCTGCCACCTGGCGGTCGCCGCCGGGGCCGGGCATCTGCTCGTGGCCAATTACAGCAGCGGCAGCGTCGCGGTGTTCCCGCTGGACGCCGACGGTGTCCCCGGTGAGCGCAGCGATCTGCTCCAGCTGCAGGGTCAGGGCCCGGTCGCCGATCGCCAGGAGGGCCCGCACGCCCACATGGTCTTCCCGGACCCGAACGGCCCGGACGTCCTGATCTCCGACCTCGGTTCCGACCGGATCTGGCGCGCCCGCCTCGACGCGGTCTCCGGCCGGCTCATCCTGGCCGGCCCGGCCGCCGTCGCCGAGCCCGGCACGGGTCCGCGGCACCTGCTGCGGTCGATCGACGGCGCGCTGCTGGCCGTCGGTGAGCTGTCCGGCACCCTCACCTGGTTCCGCCCGGATCCTGCCGACGGGCACCTGCGACCTGTCGGCGGTGAGCCGACCAGCGCGACCAAGCCCAACCAGCCTTCGGAGCTGACCACCGGCCGGGACGGACGTTTTGTCTACGTCGCCAACCGCGGGCCCGACACCGTCTCGGTCTTCTCGTGGGAGCCCGAGGGTGCCTCGCTGCTCACCGAGGTGGCCACCGGCGGCGTCTGGCCGCGCCACCTCACGCTCCTCGGCGACCACCTCTACGTAGCCAATGAGCGCTCACAGAGCGTCACCGTCTTCCGCATCGATCCCGACACCGGCATCCCTTCGTCACAGGGCGAACCGGTGAGCGAGGGGACCCCGACGTGCCTGCTGCGCTGGAACGGGCGTCAAGACGGCAGTTGA
- a CDS encoding GTP-binding protein — MDSVRSDRDGTRSRIPVALKILIAGGFGAGKTTMVGSVSEIRPLQTEEVLTGVEGADDTSGVEAKRTTTVTMDFGRITITEDLQLYLFGTPGQDRFWFLWDELSQGALGAVVLADTRRLADCFPSIDYFEQRGTPFVVAVNCFDTERRFGAEAISRALDLDADVPVVEFDAREPLAARNVLIELVEYVARRQLLAAGAR; from the coding sequence ATGGACTCCGTGCGCTCTGACCGAGACGGCACACGCTCGCGCATCCCGGTCGCGCTCAAGATCCTCATCGCCGGCGGGTTCGGTGCGGGCAAGACCACCATGGTCGGCTCGGTCAGCGAGATCCGGCCGTTGCAGACCGAGGAGGTGCTGACCGGCGTCGAGGGCGCCGACGACACCTCCGGTGTCGAGGCGAAGCGCACCACGACGGTGACGATGGACTTCGGTCGCATCACGATCACCGAGGACCTGCAGCTCTACCTCTTCGGTACCCCGGGACAGGACCGTTTCTGGTTCCTCTGGGACGAGTTGTCGCAGGGTGCGCTGGGTGCTGTGGTCCTCGCGGACACCCGTCGCCTGGCCGACTGCTTCCCGTCGATCGACTACTTCGAGCAGCGCGGTACGCCCTTCGTGGTCGCCGTGAACTGTTTCGACACCGAGCGCCGTTTCGGCGCCGAGGCGATCAGCCGGGCCCTCGACCTCGACGCGGACGTGCCGGTGGTGGAGTTCGACGCGCGGGAGCCCCTGGCCGCCCGCAACGTGCTGATCGAGCTGGTCGAATACGTCGCCCGCCGCCAGCTGCTCGCCGCCGGGGCGCGCTGA
- a CDS encoding MarR family winged helix-turn-helix transcriptional regulator, with the protein MAEHHGPDGPDPMRTAAVDDAAPALLAAWDAARERATPRLSWPQLNALLVVERQEGINLRGLAGQLSMILSSASRLCDRLVASGMVERVPGRLDRREIALYLTPSARQLLEHLRTTRREILAEVLERMTPTGRAALVRGLTEFAAVAEPEAPGSTAARTA; encoded by the coding sequence ATGGCCGAACACCATGGGCCGGACGGGCCGGACCCGATGCGCACCGCGGCAGTCGACGACGCCGCGCCCGCACTGCTCGCCGCGTGGGATGCAGCACGCGAGCGGGCGACGCCCCGGCTGTCCTGGCCCCAGCTCAATGCCCTGCTCGTCGTCGAGCGCCAGGAGGGCATCAATCTTCGTGGCCTGGCCGGGCAGCTCTCCATGATTCTCTCCTCGGCGAGCCGGCTGTGCGACCGGTTGGTCGCTTCGGGCATGGTCGAGCGGGTGCCGGGGCGCCTCGACCGGCGCGAGATTGCGCTCTATCTGACACCGTCGGCCCGCCAGTTGCTGGAACACCTTCGTACCACCCGGCGGGAGATCCTCGCGGAGGTGCTGGAGCGGATGACCCCCACGGGCCGGGCGGCGCTGGTGCGGGGGCTGACCGAGTTCGCTGCGGTCGCCGAGCCCGAAGCTCCGGGTTCCACCGCCGCGCGCACTGCCTGA
- a CDS encoding DUF742 domain-containing protein translates to MAADPLRAPHDWLDHDAGPVVRPYAMTQGRVAPSGGEFDLVAFVVATMPEAPLSPSMQPEHHAIVGAAWEPMSIVELASKLDLSLGVVRVLLGDLRSAGLISLYEPPAATQPHDVDVLKAVVNGLRAL, encoded by the coding sequence ATGGCCGCTGATCCGCTGCGCGCACCGCACGACTGGCTGGACCACGACGCGGGTCCGGTGGTCCGGCCGTACGCGATGACGCAAGGCCGGGTCGCACCGTCCGGCGGCGAGTTCGACCTTGTCGCTTTTGTGGTGGCGACGATGCCGGAGGCACCACTGTCCCCATCGATGCAGCCGGAGCATCACGCGATCGTCGGCGCGGCGTGGGAGCCGATGTCGATCGTCGAACTAGCCTCCAAACTGGACCTCTCCCTCGGGGTCGTCCGGGTTCTGCTGGGTGATCTACGCTCGGCAGGACTTATTTCGCTCTACGAGCCCCCTGCGGCAACTCAGCCGCACGACGTCGACGTACTCAAGGCGGTTGTCAATGGACTCCGTGCGCTCTGA